The Aerococcus loyolae genome contains the following window.
AAGTAAAACAAAGAAATCTTCCAAGGTGATATCGCGATCTTTTTCCTCCATTTTGCCAATGAAGGCTTGTCGAAAGGCATTAGCATCCAGCTCATCAGGTTTATAGTCAAATGTTTCCATAGTCCCCATATCTAATAGCGATGCATCTGAAGCCGAAAAGGTATTATTATCATCTTCATTCTCGCTAAAGAAGGTTTGCCCTTCAACCAAGGGAATCTGATTATCCTTAATATGTTTACTAGACCAAGTCAACAATACGCAACCATCCTTCATATAGGTGGCAGTTTCCCGATTATCCATCAAGTACTTCAACATATTATGAATTTTCTGAGAGGTCTCATAACCAATACTAGTTACCTTATCCTTATCAGAAATTCTACCTTTATAGGTTTCAATATGGTTACTTACCGAAATCAATTTGGCATTTCCGATAATACCCCGGTGATTTTTGGCACAAAACATCTCCTGACCAGAAATTTGGCAAATTTGATGAGGTAATTGATCCAATTGCGATTGGACAAAGGCAATATAATTTTGGTGTAAAGCCTGACTATTTGAAACAGAAAAGTCTTTAGCGTCAATTTGTAAGATACGGAAAGTAATAAAAATAGTCGAATTGATAGTATTTTTCTTGTCTTGATAGTCAAATTCGATCTTTTTATCTTTTAATACCACATTTTTAGCGTCTGGAGATAAAGAATGGATAATGTCTTCTGTCAGACTTTGACTTTTCAAATAATCAAAAATAGTCTTTAAGTGCCCTTCAACAGAACTCCCTTGACTGTATGAAAACCAATCTTTTAATTGGTCCAAATAAGCTTCAAACTTATCTTGATCAAAATCGGGACAGAGATAGGATAATTGGTCGGCTAATGCATGAGGAGCAGTCTTACTTCCCGAGCGCACGATGGATTCATGGGTAATCGGGAAAATAAGGGCCTCCCCTTCCTCTAAATAATCAGCACTATGAAATTTCCCCTGCTCATCTAAAACCACTTCAATAGTATCTTTTTTACCTGCTGAGCGATTAGAATGAAAGATCGGTAATAGAACCGGATCCCCTTTGCTGAGATTTTCAGTTTGATCCACCAGACCATTTTCTTCACATTGTAAGTATGACTGATAGAGACTGGTTAAGACATTCATTGTTCTGTTCCCTCCAATCCCATGGCTTGATATTCCTCATCGACTAGAGTCATATTTCCTTCATTAAAGGTCTTAAAATGATAATCATTGACTACTTGCTGCATTTGACAATCCTCAGGCCGACAGAAACTTATCTTACCTTTCTTCATTTGGATCGGAGTGTAATTACTATATAGTTTTAAGTCTTCTTCTGCTTCGTTGCCAAGCTGCTCATCTGGGTAGGTGAAGCTATGGAACATAATCCCATAGCTGACATTCGACTCCCTATAATAAGATTCTCTAGCAGTTTCATAGTAGTCTTTTTCGGATAAACGCTCGACAAAGCCCATACATTCGCTCGTTCCCAAGAAAATACTGCGTCGCCCTCCGCGCTCTAAGGACCGTAAAATAATCGCTTGGTGCTTGAATTCATTGCGGTCCTTAGCTAAATCAGGACGATTAAGGTTCCATTCAAAATGAAATTTAATTAAGTAGTCAACATCGCTAAGATAGGTATAATTGCTGAGATCATTACCCGGCTTTTTTCCGGTAGTTATAATTGGGCGAGCACCCATCGTCTCGGTCACTATCCGGTTCATGACTACTAATTCATCAATAACAATATAAATCGTGGGTTTCCAATAAATTTGTTCAGTAATCCCTTTTATAGCTTGGTAGGTGGGAATTTGGTAGGTAAACTTCTCCCCACCGCCTTTAGTGACTGGATCTGTAAACAGCGCATAGTCTCCATATAGGCGATAATAAAAGGGTTTAGACTGAAAATGATTAGTCTCTCCCATAAGGGCTCCTTTCTAAACATAAAATACTTAATTAGTTTATAAGATAAAACTCTCCATTCCCTCATCCTTCAAACCAATTTCTAAGGCATCACCACTCTCATCAGAAGCATAATATTCTTCTAATAGGACTAGGATTTTGCCGTCCAAATATTCCTCAACCTTGCCTTGAAGCTTTCCTGAATAGTGAACTTGGATAGTATAGGGTTGGAGGCATTTTAGTAGCCGCTTTAGATGCTTGAAGTCATAATCGTCAATGGCTTGCCGCATTTGATCCAGCAAGTCGCGGTTATGATAAGGAACAATCACTGAAATCGTCTCTTGCTCAATAAGATTAAATTTTTTAGCGACCGTATTGAAAGCCTGGGCAATCATATATTTATCCGATTTTTTACTTTTCTTGCGCACATAGTTGTTCCAAGCTAATAAGTCGATGACGTTTTGATCTTTAAGCGGCCACTTCATCTCGAGAGTATAATTCATATCTTCAGGTGGATTTTTATATAAGTTCCGATAATAAGATGCTACCAAGGACTCTAAGGAAAAACTCTGCCCAAGTTGGTTAATCCCCTCTTGGCGTAGAACCTTTCCAGCAGCTTCCTGACTGGCTTTTATTTCCTTTAAGTAAGTTAAATCTTCTTCGGCATAATCAATTAGTTTAAACAGTCCCTTATCCAAATGACCATTGCGATTGCAACGCCCGGCCGCTTGGACCAGGGAATCGATACCTGCCAGGGAACGATAAACAACATTGAAATCCAAGTCTACCCCTGCTTCGATCAGTTGGGTGCTGACCACAATGATGGGTTGATCGTGAGATGTTTGCATCTGCTTTTTAATCTTTTCGATTTGATTTAAACGGTGCTTAGCACACATATTAGTGGTTAAATAATAAAGTGAATCAGCCTCAAAATACTCTTCTAGGGCTTGGACCAAAGTATTAACCGCGGATTTGGTATTTAAAACAAGAAGAATACTTTGGAATTCCTCAGCATCTTCTTTTATAAAGGCTACTAATTGATCAGTTGAAAGCCTCTGCTTACTAGTCTGATCAATATAATTAAGAGCTTCAATCCGTTGAAATGATTCCTCCGCTTCAGGATGCAAGGGAACCAGATTAGGAGACGAATCTTGAAACTGTAAAGGATAATCTAAAGACTTGTCCGCCAGGAGCGGCTGGGTCGCAGTGCATAAGATCACCGTTGTTCCCATTACCTCAGTTAGAAAATTCATCATTAAATTAAAAGGATAAAGGACCTTAATAGGTAAGCTTTGAACTTCGTCTAAAATAATGACTGATTGGGCTAACTGGTGAAAGCGTCTAATTTGACTAGCCTTGCCCTTAAACATGGTCTGAAAGAACTGAACCATAGTGGTTAAAACAAAAGGCGCCTGCCAAGAATCAATAAGGTATTGTTGTTGACGGTATCTCTGACTCTGCTGATCTTCCTGCCCGTCCTCTTCCACGATATTAGAATGGTGTTCAAGAATAGCATCCTCTAACCTACTTAAAACGCTTTCAATTTCTTTTGCATTTTGCTCAAGAACAGATAAAAAGGAAGTCACGTAATAAACATGGTCTTTTTCCATAGTCTTGGCTCGGTTAACCGCATAACGAAGGACTGCTTGGGTCTTACCCGATCCAGTTGGTAAAGATAATTGCAAGGCTGAATCAGTTGGATCACCAGCACGATCCTTAAGCTGATTAGAAAAGTTCGTCCGCCAATAATTGATAGCTGAATCCCCAGCAAATTGTCCATAATAGTTAGCTTGGTCTTCCACACAATCAGCTGCTTGGTTAAAAATACCCGCCCTTTCCTGCCTATCCCAGCGATATTCAGAAAGTTCTATTTGATCCCAATTGGCTGAATCATAGATATCGCCTTCTTTAAGGATGGATAAGATAAGTCGGACTAAGCAATGGAGATAGAAATGCAAAGCATTCACCGCATAGTTTTGATCACTGTCTTCTTTAATCATCGATAGAGCCATTTTCCTGAAACGATTCCAAAGCACTTGAAACTCAGCTACACCCTTTTGATAGATCTCTTCCAGGGAATAACCATATTTTTCTCGAGTCACTTCGCTTAATTCTTCACAATAAGGCATGACCTGGCTGTCAAAATGATAGTTTCCATCTTCATCATAGTTAAAACGTTTTTCCATGTTAATGGTAGACGGATTCTCGAGATCTATAGCGTCAAATAGACCATGGTGGGCATAAATCACGTATTGGAGGACTTGGCTATAAATATAGCCAGTTTGATTTTTGGGCATCACTTTTTTATTTAAATAGTCGACTATCCTGCCCCCAGCAGAGGAGTGGTTGACTCTTATCTTTTTGCCTTTTTGGATATAATCTTGAAAATTTTGATCGGCCTTTCCCACGTCATGAAGAACTCCCGCTAGAAAAGCTGTCCAGCCTAAATTCAGTCTGACTCCGGCTTCATAGCAATAGTCGGCCACATTGACCAAGTGATCTGTTAGCTCTTGGACTGCTCCGTCTTCATTTTTATGAGCGATTAGCAATTTATCATCTCCTCCCTCAAAATTATACAGAAGTTTTCTTTTTACTGATTCCATGTTATAGTAATTATGTCAGTAAATCAACCGATGATTTACTGCGGATTGAAATTGTATTATTTTCACTTTAGTGAAAATTAGCTAGGTAAGGTCATTTTAGACACTACCTAGCTATTTTATGAATAATATTTAAAGTAAAGACCTCTTACTATCAGCCTATGAATTTATAATGCACATATAATCGTTACAAAATTAATGCGTTTAGAATTTTTTATGTAGATCTATTGTAGAAAGAAGATGATTACATTAACGAGAAAGACTACTTTCAAGAAAGATTAAATGATCAAATTAATTGGTATGATTCTAAAAGTCAGCATCATCAAAAATGGTATAAATGTTTTAAAATAGTAGAACTAGTGTCTGGTTTTGGCATTCCTATAATCACTACCTTAAAATGCCCATTTTTTGAAGTTGTTAGTGTTATATTTTCAGGTCTAATATTATTTTCAGAAGGCATTATAGCTTTATATAGCCACCATGATAACTGGGTGGAATATCGTAAAATTTCAGAAATGCTTCAGCATGAAAAATATATGTTTCTTACGAATACCGGGGTGTATTCTAATGAAAAGATACCATTTAAACTCTTAGTTGAACGTGTAGAAAGTATAATTTCTAGTGAAAATATCAATTGGGCAAATATGGAAACCGATCGTAAAGTAAAGGAGAATTAAACCTATGAGACACAAATGCTTTATTTCATTCAAATATAAAGATTTAGAATATAAAGAACGCCTTCAGAATGATGACACTATTAAAATCGATATGATTGATAAATCATTAGACGAACCTATCAATTCAGATGATCCCGATTATGTCATGAGAATAATTAGACGGGACTACCTAAAAGATTCTACTGTAACCTTGCATTTAATTGGTAAATATAGTGCTGAAAATTCTATATTCGAAAATCAATATTATATAAAAAAAGAACTTCAAGCATCATTATCTGATACTGACCTCTCTAGTAAAAATGGTATTTTAGGAATTGTTTTACCTGAAATGTATGATGATATTTACATAAGGGAACGTACTTGTTCTGAATGCGGGAAAAAAATTAGTATGTTAAATTTGAACGATGATACCACTATTACAGAATTTAGTTATAACTACTTTATCCCAAACAATAAATGCCATTGGTCATTTGATGATAGATACTGTGTTCTAGTGAAATGGGATAATTTTATAGAGAAACCAAATTTCTATATCGATTTAGCATTTGATAAGCGCGATGAACCTATTGCAAAGAAAACTAAAGTTCGTCCAAAAAAGAAATAATTTCGTATGTCTTTTCAAATATCTCTGATTTAACTGGATATTGCTCTCCGTTAACACCAGTAACTATCCAGTCTCCCTTTTTTGCAAGCAACTTACCCTCTAATGTATTAATTACTTTATCTTGAGTAGTCTGATATGCGGTTACTTTTACTGGCTTTTTTACAGCGTAAACTTTTCGTTCTTTCATTCTAGCCCTCCTGCTTCTTTTAATTTTGTCAACCAACTCTTTATTATTTAACTTATATAAATCATGTATATTAAATATTACCCTAGAATACTTCTTGCCCTTTTCGGCAACTACTAGCATAGTTAATTCTTTTAATATTCGAAAAATTAACTTTGTTTCATTTCTCTTAATACTATCATAATTTCTAAATATTTTTCTTTTATACTATTCAAAAAAATAACAAAATATGATTTTCGAATCACAATAGCAATTTGTAATATTTGTATATTTTAGAT
Protein-coding sequences here:
- a CDS encoding DUF4231 domain-containing protein — its product is MNEKDYFQERLNDQINWYDSKSQHHQKWYKCFKIVELVSGFGIPIITTLKCPFFEVVSVIFSGLILFSEGIIALYSHHDNWVEYRKISEMLQHEKYMFLTNTGVYSNEKIPFKLLVERVESIISSENINWANMETDRKVKEN
- the cas5c gene encoding type I-C CRISPR-associated protein Cas5c, which produces MGETNHFQSKPFYYRLYGDYALFTDPVTKGGGEKFTYQIPTYQAIKGITEQIYWKPTIYIVIDELVVMNRIVTETMGARPIITTGKKPGNDLSNYTYLSDVDYLIKFHFEWNLNRPDLAKDRNEFKHQAIILRSLERGGRRSIFLGTSECMGFVERLSEKDYYETARESYYRESNVSYGIMFHSFTYPDEQLGNEAEEDLKLYSNYTPIQMKKGKISFCRPEDCQMQQVVNDYHFKTFNEGNMTLVDEEYQAMGLEGTEQ
- the cas8c gene encoding type I-C CRISPR-associated protein Cas8c/Csd1, which encodes MNVLTSLYQSYLQCEENGLVDQTENLSKGDPVLLPIFHSNRSAGKKDTIEVVLDEQGKFHSADYLEEGEALIFPITHESIVRSGSKTAPHALADQLSYLCPDFDQDKFEAYLDQLKDWFSYSQGSSVEGHLKTIFDYLKSQSLTEDIIHSLSPDAKNVVLKDKKIEFDYQDKKNTINSTIFITFRILQIDAKDFSVSNSQALHQNYIAFVQSQLDQLPHQICQISGQEMFCAKNHRGIIGNAKLISVSNHIETYKGRISDKDKVTSIGYETSQKIHNMLKYLMDNRETATYMKDGCVLLTWSSKHIKDNQIPLVEGQTFFSENEDDNNTFSASDASLLDMGTMETFDYKPDELDANAFRQAFIGKMEEKDRDITLEDFFVLLIQKISNGRVAIKYFREIALDQYVDQLAVWYESTYWTFGAPGYRHVQSPSFYNIARFTYGISEEKRILPAKDKVQNLVYQKLLPCLVDGRKFPLDIIQKMALNVSQRNRYRKTWLTLVNYACAIMKKYYWDYEKKEVSEAVDRENQSLSYLYGRLAAVYEVMELTASPVNDSEDSKKKIKVTNVEKYWSQLMNYPMDAFQVVNERIMPYRIRLKKDGKYYRRYERFEREILNQIDDLEVDAKQGNRKVGFDFILGYQAQKREIYKKSSKNNPVEAK
- a CDS encoding TIR domain-containing protein — encoded protein: MRHKCFISFKYKDLEYKERLQNDDTIKIDMIDKSLDEPINSDDPDYVMRIIRRDYLKDSTVTLHLIGKYSAENSIFENQYYIKKELQASLSDTDLSSKNGILGIVLPEMYDDIYIRERTCSECGKKISMLNLNDDTTITEFSYNYFIPNNKCHWSFDDRYCVLVKWDNFIEKPNFYIDLAFDKRDEPIAKKTKVRPKKK
- a CDS encoding CRISPR-associated helicase/endonuclease Cas3; translation: MLIAHKNEDGAVQELTDHLVNVADYCYEAGVRLNLGWTAFLAGVLHDVGKADQNFQDYIQKGKKIRVNHSSAGGRIVDYLNKKVMPKNQTGYIYSQVLQYVIYAHHGLFDAIDLENPSTINMEKRFNYDEDGNYHFDSQVMPYCEELSEVTREKYGYSLEEIYQKGVAEFQVLWNRFRKMALSMIKEDSDQNYAVNALHFYLHCLVRLILSILKEGDIYDSANWDQIELSEYRWDRQERAGIFNQAADCVEDQANYYGQFAGDSAINYWRTNFSNQLKDRAGDPTDSALQLSLPTGSGKTQAVLRYAVNRAKTMEKDHVYYVTSFLSVLEQNAKEIESVLSRLEDAILEHHSNIVEEDGQEDQQSQRYRQQQYLIDSWQAPFVLTTMVQFFQTMFKGKASQIRRFHQLAQSVIILDEVQSLPIKVLYPFNLMMNFLTEVMGTTVILCTATQPLLADKSLDYPLQFQDSSPNLVPLHPEAEESFQRIEALNYIDQTSKQRLSTDQLVAFIKEDAEEFQSILLVLNTKSAVNTLVQALEEYFEADSLYYLTTNMCAKHRLNQIEKIKKQMQTSHDQPIIVVSTQLIEAGVDLDFNVVYRSLAGIDSLVQAAGRCNRNGHLDKGLFKLIDYAEEDLTYLKEIKASQEAAGKVLRQEGINQLGQSFSLESLVASYYRNLYKNPPEDMNYTLEMKWPLKDQNVIDLLAWNNYVRKKSKKSDKYMIAQAFNTVAKKFNLIEQETISVIVPYHNRDLLDQMRQAIDDYDFKHLKRLLKCLQPYTIQVHYSGKLQGKVEEYLDGKILVLLEEYYASDESGDALEIGLKDEGMESFIL